One Pelobates fuscus isolate aPelFus1 chromosome 8, aPelFus1.pri, whole genome shotgun sequence genomic window carries:
- the HSPD1 gene encoding 60 kDa heat shock protein, mitochondrial: MLRLPTILHQVRPVSWALAPHLVRGYAKDVKFGADARALMLQGVDLLADAVAVTMGPKGRTVIIEQSWGSPKVTKDGVTVAKAIDLKDKYKNIGARLVQDVANNTNEEAGDGTTTATVLARSIAKEGFEKISKGANPVEIRRGVMLAADAVIAELKKQSKPVTTPEEIAQVATISANGDQEIGKIISDAMKKVGRKGVITVKDGKTLHDELEIIEGMKFDRGYISPYFINTTKGQKCEFQDAYLLLSEKKISSIQSIVPALELANAHRKPLVIIAEDVDGEALSTLVLNRLKVGLQVVAVKAPGFGDNRKNQLKDLAIASGGVVFGEEGLTLNIEDIQAHDFGKVGEVIVTKDDTMLLKGKGDKAQIEKRIQEILEQLESTNSEYEKEKFNERLAKLSDGVAVIKVGGTSDVEVNEKKDRVTDALNATRAAVEEGIVLGGGCALLRCIPALDSLSPANDDQKIGIEIVRRTLKIPAMTIANNAGVEGSLIVEKILQSPSEIGYDAMQSEFVNMVEKGIIDPTKVVRTALMDAAGVASLLTTAEAVVTEIPKEEKDPGMGGMGGMGGMGGGMGGGMF; this comes from the exons ATGCTTCGTTTGCCAACAATTTTGCACCAAGTGAGGCCGGTGTCTTGGGCATTAGCACCTCATCTAGTCCGTGGGTATGCTAAAGATGTCAAATTTGGGGCGGATGCTAGAGCACTTATGCTGCAAGGTGTTGACCTTCTGGCAGATGCAGTGGCTGTTACCATGGGACCAAAG GGCAGAACTGTCATCATTGAACAAAGCTGGGGAAGCCCAAAAGTAACAAAGGATGGTGTCACAGTAGCAAAAGCAATTGATCtaaaagacaaatataaaaacattggTGCCAGGCTAGTTCAAGATGTAGCAAATAACACAAATGAAGAGGCAGGAGATGGAACTACAACAGCAACAGTCCTTGCAAGATCAATTGCAAAGGAAGGCTTTGAAAAGATCAGCAAAGGTGCAAATCCAGTAGAAATAAGAAGAG GTGTCATGTTGGCAGCTGATGCAGTAATTGCAGAGTTGAAGAAACAATCCAAGCCTGTTACAACACCTGAAGAAATTGCTCAG GTTGCTACCATCTCTGCAAATGGTGATCAGGAAATTGGCAAGATAATTTCCGATGCCATGAAAAAAGTTGGTCGTAAAGGAGTAATAACAGTCAAG GATGGTAAAACTCTTCATGATGAGTTGGAGATAATTGAAGGGATGAAATTTGACAGAGGATACATATCACCGtacttcattaatactactaaag GCCAGAAATGTGAATTTCAAGATGCATATCTCTTGCTCAGTGAAAAGAAGATTTCCAGTATTCAGTCTATTGTGCCTGCTCTAGAACTTGCCAATGCTCATCGTAAACCCTTGGTTATAATTGCTGAAGATGTTGATGGAGAGGCTTTAAGTACACTGGTTTTAAACAG GTTAAAAGTTGGTCTTCAAGTTGTTGCTGTGAAAGCTCCAGGTTTTGGAGATAACCGAAAGAACCAGCTGAAGGATTTGGCCATTGCATCTGGTGGagtt GTTTTTGGAGAAGAAGGATTAACGCTAAATATTGAAGACATTCAAGCTCACGACTTTGGTAAAGTGGGAGAAGTTATTGTAACTAAAGATGATACTATGCTATTGAAAGGCAAGGGTGACAAAGCACAGATTGAAAAACGTATTCAAGAAATTCTTGAGCAGTTGGAATCCACAAACAGTGAATATGAAAAGGAAAAATTTAATGAGAGACTAGCTAAGCTTTCTGATGGTGTTGCTGTCATCAAG GTTGGCGGCACTAGTGATGTTGAAGTAAATGAAAAGAAAGACCGTGTAACGGACGCATTGAATGCAACACGAGCAGCTGTAGAAGAAGGAATTGTTCTTGGTGGTGGATGTGCATTACTTAGATGTATTCCAGCTTTGGATTCTCTTTCTCCAGCCAATGATGATCAGAAAATAg GAATTGAAATTGTGAGACGAACTCTTAAGATCCCTGCAATGACCATAGCCAATAATGCAGGCGTAGAAGGGTCACTGATTGTAGAAAAAATCTTACAGAGCCCATCAGAAATTGGATATGATGCAATGCAATCTGAATTTGTAAATATGGTGGAGAAAGGCATTATTGACCCCACAAAG GTTGTACGAACCGCTTTAATGGATGCAGCTGGTGTGGCATCACTCTTAACAACTGCTGAAGCAGTTGTGACAGAAATTCCTAAGGAAGAGAAGGATCCTGGAATGGGAGGCATGGGTGGAATGGGAGGCATGGGTGGTGGCATGGGAGGAGGAATGTTCTAA
- the HSPE1 gene encoding 10 kDa heat shock protein, mitochondrial: MAGRAFRSFLPLFDRVLVERFAAETVTKGGIMLPEKSQGKVLQATVVAVGDGAKGKDGAIQPVSVKVGDKILLPEYGGTKVVLDDKDYFLFRDGDILGKYVE; encoded by the exons ATG GCCGGACGTGCTTTCAGAAGCTTTCTTCCATTGTTTGATCGTGTTCTTGTTGAGCGGTTTGCAGCAGAGACTGTAACCAAAGGTGGAATAATGCTTCCAGAGAAATCACAGGGTAAAGTGCTGCAAGCAACAGTGGTAGCAGTTGGAGACGGAGCCAAAGGGAAG GATGGAGCTATTCAACCAGTAAGTGTTAAAGTTGGTGACAAGATCTTGCTACCAGAATATGGAGGCACCAAGGTTGTTCTAGATGATAAG gacTACTTCTTATTTCGGGACGGAGATATTTTAGGAAAATATGTAGAGTAA